The following are encoded in a window of Magnolia sinica isolate HGM2019 chromosome 11, MsV1, whole genome shotgun sequence genomic DNA:
- the LOC131219521 gene encoding probable glucan 1,3-alpha-glucosidase, with protein sequence MASPARPPLKIIPLLLLVLLHLSTVSSWKKDEFRNCNQTPFCKRARARKPGSCSLIATDVTLEDGELVAKLLSQTIRTVTEEIREGEEEQQKEEEEPIKPLILKLAVYQSGILRLRIDEDQTLNPPKKRFEVPDVVLTDLDDRKLWLQRISTVDGDEGTSSVVYLSESHEAVLRHDPFEVYVRRKKGGARVVSLNSNGLFDFEQLRAKREGEDWEERFRSHTDSRPYGPQSVSFDVSFHGADFVYGIPEHALDSLALRPTRGPGVEESEPYRLFNLDVFEYVHDSPFGIYGSIPFMLSHGKSHGTSGFFWLNAAEMQIDVLGAGWDAGVQGRIDTLWMSEAGIVDAFFFVGPGPKDVVRQYASVTGTSAMPQHFATAYHQCRWNYRDEEDVEGVDSKFDEFDIPYDVLWLDIEHTDGKKYFTWDRMLFPNPEEMQNKLAKKGRHMVTIVDPHIKREESFPLHKEATAKGYYVKDASGKDYDGWCWPGSSSYPDMLNPEIRSWWADKFSLHNYVGSTPSLYIWNDMNEPSVFNGPEVTMPRDAIHYGGVEHRELHNAYGYYFHMASTDGLLKRGEGKDRPFVLSRAIFAGSQRIGAIWTGDNSADWDHLRVSVPMILTLGLTGMSFSGADVGGFFGNPEPELLVRWYQLGAYYPFFRGHAHHDTRRREPWLFGERNTELMRDAIHIRYTLLPYFYTLFKEASASGIPVMRPLWMEFPTDEATFNNGEAFMVGNSILVQGIYNEGAKHVSVYLPGGQSWYDLRTGVAYTGGTQHKLEVTEESIPAFQKAGTIVPRKDRFRRSSTQMVNDPYTLVIALNSSQAAEGELYVDDGKSYDFEHGAYIHRRFLFSDGKLTSSSIGPANAGEKRFSSDCVIERIIILGLLPRAKGALIEPMNRMADIEPGPLMLRGGSKPVARFIRKPNVRIADDWTIKIL encoded by the exons ATGGCTTCCCCTGCGAGACCGCCACTTAAAATAATCCCTCTCCTCCTATTGGTACTCCTTCACCTCTCCACAGTCTCGTCCTGGAAGAAAGACGAGTTCCGGAACTGCAACCAGACCCCTTTCTGCAAGAGGGCTCGAGCCCGTAAACCCGGCTCGTGCTCTCTCATCGCCACGGACGTCACCCTCGAGGATGGGGAACTCGTAGCTAAGTTACTCTCGCAGACCATCAGAACTGTCACCGAAGAGatcagagaaggagaagaagagcaacagaaagaagaagaagagcccaTCAAACCGCTCATCTTGAAGCTCGCTGTCTACCAAAGCGGCATCCTACGGCTGAGAATCGACGAGGATCAAACCCTCAATCCTCCCAAGAAGCGATTCGAGGTGCCTGATGTCGTCCTTACCGATCTCGACGATCGTAAGCTCTGGCTGCAGAGAATCTCGACCGTTGATGGCGATGAAGGCACGTCGTCGGTAGTCTACCTCTCGGAATCCCATGAAGCCGTCCTCCGCCACGATCCTTTCGAAGTCTATGTCCGCCGGAAGAAGGGTGGGGCCCGCGTCGTCTCCCTCAATTCCAATGGCTTGTTTGATTTCGAGCAGCTGAGGGCGAAGAGGGAAGGTGAGGATTGGGAGGAGCGGTTCCGCAGCCACACCGATTCGCGGCCCTACGGCCCGCAGTCCGTCAGCTTCGATGTCTCATTCCATGGCGCCGATTTCGTGTATGGGATTCCAGAGCATGCTCTGGACAGCCTGGCGCTGCGGCCGACGCGGGGGCCGGGTGTCGAAGAGTCGGAGCCGTACCGTCTCTTCAACCTCGACGTCTTTGAGTATGTCCACGATTCCCCATTTGGGATTTACGGGTCGATCCCATTCATGCTCTCACACGGGAAATCCCATGGCACGTCTGGATTCTTCTggttgaatgctgctgaaatgcAGATCGATGTTCTCGGCGCGGGCTGGGATGCAGGTGTGCAGGGACGGATTGACACACTGTGGATGAGCGAAGCCGGCATTGTTGATGCGTTCTTCTTTGTGGGCCCGGGGCCGAAGGACGTCGTCCGTCAGTATGCCAGCGTCACTGGGACGTCTGCGATGCCCCAACATTTCGCCACTGCATACCACCAGTGCCGGTGGAACTACCGGGATGAAGAGGATGTTGAGGGTGTTGATTCAAAGTTCGATGAGTTCGACATTCCCTATGACGTTCTCTGGCTTGACATTGAGCACACAGATGGAAAGAAGTACTTCACGTGGGACAGGATGCTGTTCCCGAATCCTGAGGAGATGCAGAACAAATTGGCCAAGAAGGGTAGGCACATGGTCACGATCGTGGATCCTCATATCAAGCGGGAAGAGTCATTTCCCCTTCATAAGGAGGCCACTGCAAAGGGGTACTATGTGAAGGATGCATCGGGTAAGGATTACGATGGGTGGTGCTGGCCTGGTTCGTCGTCATATCCGGATATGTTGAATCCAGAGATCCGGTCATGGTGGGCTGATAAGTTCTCTCTGCATAATTATGTGGGTTCAACTCCTTCGTTGTATATCTGGAATGACATGAACGAGCCTTCCGTCTTCAATGGTCCTGAG GTCACCATGCCTAGGGATGCTATACATTATGGAGGCGTAGAACACCGAGAGTTGCATAATGCCTATGGGTACTACTTCCACATGGCTTCAACTGATGGGCTTTTAAAGCGAGGAGAGGGAAAGGACAGACCTTTTGTTTTGTCAAGAGCAATCTTTGCTGGAAGCCAAAGGATTGGGGCAATTTGGACAGGAGATAATTCAGCAGACTGGGATCACCTTAGAGTCTCAGTTCCAATGATCTTGACTCTTGGCCTTACTGGGATGTCATTCTCTG GTGCTGATGTTGGTGGATTTTTTGGCAACCCTGAGCCTGAATTGTTAGTTCGCTGGTATCAGCTAGGTGCTTACTATCCTTTCTTTAGAGGCCATGCCCATCATGACACCAGAAGGAGAGAACCTTGGCTGTTTGg AGAGCGCAATACTGAACTGATGAGAGATGCAATCCACATCCGTTACACATTGTTGCCATATTTTTACACATTATTCAAGGAGGCTAGTGCAAGCGGCATTCCCGTTATGCGTCCGCTGTGGATGGAGTTCCCTACTGATGAAGCAACATTCAACAACGGTGAGGCATTCATGGTCGGAAATAGTATATTGGTACAGGGGATTTACAATGAG GGGGCCAAACATGTATCGGTGTATTTGCCTGGTGGACAGTCTTGGTATGACCTGAGAACTGGAGTTGCATACACTGGAGGCACGCAGCACAAGTTGGAAGTTACAGAAGAAAGCATACCTGCTTTCCAGAAAGCAGGTACCATTGTTCCGAGAAAGGACAGGTTCCGTCGAAGTTCCACTCAAATGGTGAACGATCCGTACACTCTG GTGATAGCTCTTAATAGTTCCCAAGCAGCGGAAGGCGAGCTCTATGTTGATGATGGAAAAAGCTATGATTTCGAGCATGGGGCCTACATCCACCGTCGTTTCCTCTTCTCAGACGGGAAGCTAACTTCGTCCAGTATTGGTCCTGCCAATGCGGGAGAGAAGCGCTTCTCTTCAGATTGTGTCATCGAGAGGATTATAATATTGGGGCTCCTGCCCAGAGCAAAAGGTGCTCTGATAGAACCCATGAATCGTATGGCTGATATTGAACCTGGGCCACTCATGCTTCGAGGAGGGTCAAAACCTGTCGCACGTTTTATCCGCAAACCGAACGTCCGCATTGCAGACGATTGGACTATAAAGATTTTGTAG